In a single window of the Pyrococcus sp. NA2 genome:
- a CDS encoding ABC transporter permease, with translation MANLKKFLIRRILTFIPTIIGVTLIVFLIAYKIPADPAKAWAGGEKATPEAIKMIREMYHLDKPWYDQYVFLVKGLITNTIIDPRTSNPVMYDVGKRFPVTFQLAVIAFLFIIIIGIPLGIISALKRNTWIDTVVRIFALLGVSTPAFWLGYLMIYIFFVKYRVTTIAGVPPFPEPITRIPMIDALLRGDFDLFKQHLARFWLPGLTLGFLGMGVTARFVRNSFLEALSSDYVLFLKAKGAPKLRVYKHALKNALVPIVTVLGLQFGGLLGGTPITETVFGLPGMGSYAVQSIQNLDFPVVVAITFIYAIIYVTINLIVDILYAIIDPRVRY, from the coding sequence ATGGCTAATTTAAAGAAGTTTTTAATAAGGAGAATTTTAACATTTATTCCAACAATAATTGGAGTTACCCTAATAGTGTTCCTAATTGCATATAAGATTCCAGCGGATCCAGCAAAAGCATGGGCTGGAGGAGAGAAAGCTACGCCAGAAGCAATAAAGATGATCAGAGAAATGTACCACTTGGACAAGCCTTGGTATGATCAATATGTGTTCCTCGTTAAGGGACTTATAACGAATACCATAATAGATCCAAGAACGTCAAATCCCGTAATGTACGATGTTGGAAAGAGATTTCCTGTAACGTTTCAGCTAGCAGTGATAGCTTTTCTCTTCATTATAATAATAGGAATACCCTTAGGTATAATCTCGGCCCTGAAGAGAAACACATGGATAGATACCGTTGTTAGAATATTTGCATTGCTCGGTGTCTCAACGCCAGCATTCTGGTTGGGCTACCTAATGATATACATCTTCTTCGTGAAATACAGGGTAACTACAATTGCTGGAGTCCCACCATTTCCAGAACCAATAACTCGCATTCCCATGATAGATGCCCTGCTTAGAGGTGATTTTGACTTATTCAAGCAACATCTAGCAAGGTTCTGGCTCCCTGGACTAACTTTGGGATTCCTTGGAATGGGTGTTACGGCAAGATTCGTCAGGAATAGCTTCCTAGAGGCTTTGAGCTCAGACTATGTCCTCTTCTTAAAAGCCAAAGGTGCTCCAAAGTTAAGAGTGTATAAGCATGCACTGAAGAATGCACTCGTTCCAATAGTCACAGTTCTTGGCCTACAGTTTGGAGGACTTTTGGGAGGAACACCAATTACGGAAACAGTCTTTGGATTACCTGGAATGGGTAGCTATGCGGTTCAATCAATTCAGAACCTCGACTTCCCAGTTGTTGTGGCAATAACATTCATCTACGCAATAATCTACGTTACGATAAACCTGATAGTTGACATACTATACGCGATTATAGATCCAAGGGTGAGATACTGA
- a CDS encoding ABC transporter permease, translating into MQEEYKKNIFDKIADKLVYGLGKFISLFKKDWMEKNRSRLEEWRLMLYALNRSPPALIGLFIVIIYIFVGIFGPYLAPWPYNFFPTLYTSNYDQVYLVPPGSKAVLDFYNNTVINYPLGSDHYGRDLLSLLLQGARTSFVISIIVIALGVPLGIILGLIAGYYGGKIDELIMRITDMFLSFPALILAIAFSAVLPDRLQAFISSHETIEKIVLAVFALHEREAGNLGRLLAVIVAMIIVWWPGYARITRGSTLTEREKLYVEAARAIGLPTRTILFRHILPNIIGPILVYITLDFGGVVLMEAGLSFLGLGAVPPIADWGRIVYDGAQYFPRCWWLVFYPGLVVLLTALGWNLLGDGLRDILDPKTRRSIEFKVKKQKKEGEESA; encoded by the coding sequence ATGCAAGAGGAATATAAGAAGAACATATTCGATAAAATCGCAGATAAATTGGTCTATGGATTAGGTAAGTTCATCAGCCTGTTTAAGAAGGACTGGATGGAGAAAAACAGATCAAGGCTTGAAGAATGGAGATTAATGCTCTATGCTTTAAATAGATCGCCTCCAGCGTTAATAGGGCTCTTCATAGTCATAATCTACATCTTCGTTGGAATCTTTGGACCCTATCTAGCACCATGGCCCTACAACTTCTTCCCAACATTATATACCTCAAACTATGATCAAGTATACCTAGTTCCTCCAGGTAGTAAAGCCGTTCTTGACTTCTACAATAACACCGTGATAAATTACCCCCTAGGTTCAGACCACTATGGAAGGGATCTCCTCAGTCTTCTACTCCAAGGTGCAAGAACAAGCTTTGTAATTTCAATAATAGTCATAGCCCTCGGGGTTCCCCTCGGTATAATACTTGGACTGATAGCTGGATACTATGGAGGAAAGATTGACGAATTAATAATGCGTATAACGGACATGTTCCTCTCATTCCCAGCATTAATACTTGCAATAGCATTCTCAGCGGTACTACCAGACAGACTGCAGGCATTCATTTCAAGTCACGAGACCATAGAGAAGATCGTTCTTGCGGTATTTGCATTGCATGAGAGAGAAGCCGGTAACCTCGGGAGACTCCTCGCTGTTATAGTTGCAATGATCATAGTATGGTGGCCCGGCTACGCGAGAATAACTAGAGGTTCAACTCTAACGGAGAGAGAAAAGCTTTATGTTGAAGCTGCTAGAGCCATAGGTCTACCTACGAGAACTATATTGTTTAGGCACATACTGCCAAACATAATAGGACCCATTCTCGTTTACATAACCCTTGACTTCGGTGGAGTTGTGCTAATGGAGGCTGGACTTAGCTTCCTGGGATTAGGTGCAGTCCCACCGATAGCTGATTGGGGTAGAATAGTCTACGACGGAGCCCAGTACTTCCCGAGATGCTGGTGGCTGGTATTCTATCCAGGACTTGTGGTACTACTAACGGCCCTCGGTTGGAACCTCCTTGGAGATGGACTTAGAGATATTCTAGATCCAAAGACGAGAAGAAGTATAGAGTTCAAGGTTAAGAAGCAAAAGAAGGAGGGTGAGGAAAGTGCCTGA
- a CDS encoding ABC transporter ATP-binding protein, which produces MPEPILQVRDLTVHFYTYAGIVKAIEKVSFDVYKGETFALVGETGCGKSVTSRAITQLIESPGRIVEGKVLYYREDGSVVDLLKLSEEEIRKIRGNEIAYIFQDPHASLDPLYTVGYQIAEAMEVHGKIKSIKEGIRKAVDILKSVLIPDPERRVQNYPHELSGGMKQRVVIGIGMSNNPRILIADEPTTALDVTIQAQILELLERMKEKYKATVILITHNLGVVAETADRVAVMYAGKIVEIGSVDQIFKNPLHPYTQGLLKAVPNPLTKIERLEAIPGTVPNLINPPSGCRFHPRCPKVMEICKQKVPELKEIEPGHFVACHLY; this is translated from the coding sequence GTGCCTGAACCCATCTTACAGGTTAGAGATCTCACCGTTCACTTTTACACTTATGCAGGTATAGTTAAAGCCATAGAGAAGGTTTCATTTGACGTCTACAAAGGGGAAACGTTTGCATTGGTAGGTGAAACTGGATGTGGAAAGAGTGTCACTTCAAGGGCAATAACCCAACTCATTGAGAGTCCAGGAAGAATAGTAGAGGGTAAGGTACTTTACTATAGAGAGGATGGCAGTGTAGTTGACCTATTAAAGCTAAGCGAGGAAGAGATTAGAAAAATAAGAGGAAACGAGATAGCTTACATATTCCAGGATCCACATGCTTCCCTGGATCCTCTTTATACCGTTGGTTATCAGATAGCTGAGGCAATGGAAGTTCATGGAAAGATTAAGAGCATAAAGGAAGGAATAAGGAAGGCAGTTGACATACTAAAGTCCGTCCTAATTCCAGACCCCGAAAGAAGAGTTCAAAATTATCCCCACGAACTCTCAGGTGGAATGAAGCAGAGAGTTGTAATAGGTATTGGAATGTCGAATAATCCAAGGATACTCATCGCTGATGAACCAACTACGGCACTTGACGTTACGATCCAGGCCCAAATATTGGAACTACTTGAGAGAATGAAGGAGAAGTACAAGGCAACCGTAATATTGATAACACATAACCTGGGTGTCGTGGCTGAGACAGCAGATAGAGTCGCCGTTATGTACGCTGGAAAGATAGTCGAGATAGGTTCAGTGGATCAGATCTTCAAGAATCCACTACATCCATACACCCAGGGACTCCTCAAAGCTGTTCCAAATCCATTGACAAAGATAGAGAGACTCGAGGCAATCCCAGGAACGGTTCCAAATCTAATCAATCCACCCAGTGGATGTAGGTTCCATCCAAGGTGTCCCAAGGTTATGGAGATATGCAAGCAAAAGGTCCCAGAGTTGAAAGAAATTGAACCAGGACACTTTGTAGCTTGCCACCTCTATTGA
- a CDS encoding ABC transporter ATP-binding protein, with amino-acid sequence MSDDVVLKVENLKKYFPVRGLFRTIGWVKAVDGVSFEIRRGETFGLVGESGCGKTTTGRTILRLIEPTDGRIIFMGKDVTKLKGEELKWFRRKAQIMFQDPYSSLDPRQTVFQIIMEPVKFHGIQVDDPEEFVIRLLESVGLNEMHLYRYPHEFSGGQRQRIALARILALRPEFIVLDEPTSALDVSVQANILNTLKELQEKHGFTYLFISHDLGVVKYMSDRIGVMYLGKLVEVGPADRIFENPLHPYTQMLFSAIPIPDPDIAREMKKKRIKVTGEPPSPINPPEGCRFHPRCPYAKAGLCDKKEPPLVEVEKDHYVACWLYAKA; translated from the coding sequence ATGAGTGACGATGTCGTCCTTAAGGTTGAGAACCTTAAGAAGTATTTTCCTGTAAGGGGATTATTTAGAACAATTGGATGGGTTAAAGCAGTAGACGGGGTAAGCTTTGAGATAAGAAGGGGCGAGACGTTTGGACTTGTTGGAGAAAGCGGTTGTGGAAAGACAACAACTGGTAGGACAATACTGAGACTGATAGAGCCAACCGATGGAAGGATAATATTCATGGGCAAGGATGTCACAAAACTCAAGGGAGAAGAACTAAAGTGGTTTAGGAGAAAAGCACAGATAATGTTCCAGGACCCCTACTCCTCCCTGGATCCAAGGCAAACAGTGTTCCAGATAATAATGGAGCCTGTGAAGTTCCATGGAATCCAAGTAGATGATCCAGAGGAGTTCGTAATCAGGTTACTGGAGAGTGTTGGACTTAATGAGATGCACCTCTACAGATACCCCCATGAGTTCTCAGGTGGTCAGAGACAGAGAATAGCCCTAGCTAGAATTTTGGCCCTAAGGCCTGAATTCATAGTCCTGGATGAGCCAACTTCAGCTTTAGATGTCTCAGTTCAGGCAAACATATTGAACACACTGAAAGAGCTTCAAGAGAAGCACGGCTTCACTTATCTCTTTATAAGTCACGATCTAGGAGTTGTTAAGTATATGAGTGACAGAATTGGAGTGATGTACCTAGGAAAGTTAGTCGAAGTCGGACCTGCTGACAGGATATTCGAGAATCCGTTGCATCCATATACACAGATGCTGTTCTCAGCAATTCCAATTCCAGATCCAGATATAGCAAGAGAGATGAAGAAAAAGAGGATAAAAGTAACCGGTGAACCACCAAGTCCAATTAATCCACCAGAGGGTTGTAGGTTCCATCCAAGATGTCCCTATGCTAAAGCTGGACTCTGCGACAAGAAGGAACCACCCTTAGTGGAAGTTGAGAAGGATCATTACGTGGCCTGCTGGCTGTACGCTAAGGCTTAA
- a CDS encoding phosphate-starvation-inducible PsiE family protein: MEKVTGILDTIFNIIAWILEVIIIALIGMSIYKTISYLIGFNLESTLEEFLFVLILLEIYELLYLYLRQHHVSMRRIVELGVIAIVRKLMVVKDYRDMNPFTLIGLASVILALGWIYVNLKQQEE; encoded by the coding sequence ATGGAGAAAGTGACTGGGATTTTAGATACGATATTCAACATTATAGCCTGGATACTTGAGGTCATAATAATTGCCCTAATAGGAATGTCCATCTACAAAACAATTTCCTATCTAATAGGCTTTAACCTTGAAAGCACCCTTGAGGAGTTCCTTTTCGTACTTATCCTCTTAGAAATATATGAGCTCCTTTACCTCTATCTTAGGCAACACCATGTAAGTATGAGGAGGATAGTTGAACTAGGTGTCATAGCAATAGTAAGGAAGCTGATGGTGGTAAAGGATTACAGGGACATGAATCCGTTCACTTTAATAGGTCTAGCTTCGGTTATACTCGCCTTAGGTTGGATTTACGTAAACCTAAAGCAACAAGAGGAATGA
- the fen gene encoding flap endonuclease-1, whose protein sequence is MGVPIGELIPRKEIELENLYGKKIAIDALNAIYQFLSTIRQRDGTPLMDSKGRMTSHLSGLFYRTINLMEAGIKPVYVFDGKPPEFKKKELEKRREAREEAEVKWREALARGDIEEARKYAQRATKVNEMLIEDAKQLLQLMGIPIVQAPSEGEAQAAYMAMKGDVYASASQDYDSLLFGAPRLVRNLTITGKRKMPGKDVYVEVKPELIILEDVLNQLKITREKLIELAILVGTDYNPGGIKGIGPKKALEIVKYSKDPLAKFQKQSDVDLYQIKEFFLNPPVTDEYSLTWKEPDEEGIIRFLCDEHDFSEERVKNGIERLKKAIKAGKQSTLESWFMKKR, encoded by the coding sequence ATGGGAGTTCCTATAGGCGAACTTATCCCTAGGAAAGAAATTGAACTTGAAAACCTTTATGGGAAGAAGATCGCAATAGATGCCCTAAATGCAATTTATCAGTTTCTCTCAACGATAAGGCAGAGAGATGGAACTCCTCTAATGGACTCCAAGGGTAGAATGACGTCACATTTGAGTGGATTATTTTATAGGACAATAAATCTCATGGAAGCTGGAATAAAGCCCGTCTACGTTTTTGATGGAAAACCGCCAGAGTTTAAGAAGAAAGAGCTCGAGAAGAGAAGAGAAGCCAGAGAAGAGGCAGAAGTTAAGTGGAGGGAAGCTCTAGCTAGAGGAGACATAGAGGAAGCGAGAAAGTACGCACAGAGGGCAACTAAGGTTAATGAGATGCTCATCGAAGATGCAAAACAGTTATTACAGCTAATGGGCATCCCTATAGTTCAGGCTCCAAGCGAGGGAGAGGCACAAGCAGCTTATATGGCAATGAAAGGTGATGTCTATGCTTCTGCCAGCCAGGATTATGATTCATTACTCTTTGGGGCACCTAGGCTGGTTAGAAACTTGACGATAACTGGAAAAAGAAAAATGCCAGGGAAAGATGTGTACGTTGAAGTCAAACCCGAACTAATAATCCTAGAGGATGTTCTAAACCAGCTAAAGATAACGAGGGAGAAGCTCATAGAGTTGGCAATTTTAGTTGGAACAGATTACAATCCCGGAGGAATAAAGGGAATAGGGCCGAAGAAGGCCCTCGAAATAGTGAAGTACTCGAAAGATCCCTTAGCGAAGTTCCAAAAGCAGAGTGATGTTGACCTTTATCAGATAAAGGAGTTCTTCCTAAATCCTCCAGTGACGGATGAGTACTCACTTACATGGAAGGAGCCTGATGAAGAAGGTATCATAAGGTTCCTATGCGATGAGCACGACTTCAGTGAGGAAAGGGTTAAGAATGGAATTGAAAGGCTGAAGAAAGCGATTAAAGCAGGAAAACAGTCAACGCTAGAAAGCTGGTTTATGAAGAAACGCTAA